Proteins co-encoded in one Salarias fasciatus chromosome 4, fSalaFa1.1, whole genome shotgun sequence genomic window:
- the LOC115387135 gene encoding envoplakin-like, with translation MSQKKEYVNMSKTQAKDLSLVIARMQSNADQVEKNILRTEQLLKADTERTLKKQALVHQKENATILAQAEDLLKQLFMDVDKAKKLQHPQAKEIERDVKNLHDRWAKDCSTYRELYAPPQELDLKSKIGWGPLFDEKLKQLKKAEFGPTLADVEKQIAAHNILHQEIEAYSKQLQPSTSGSQEQYDTLKKKYAELTDLSHRRRNQLASLYEYMQSCSKELAYLSGQQERILQRDWSDRMVDPPGVRMEYEKFKTNGLIAHEKEVNKLHDEGDQLLQEKHPGAPTIKAHRDIVQAEWQEFLNLCLAQEVHLENIDNYKKFQLEAEQLSESMERLRSTMDPRALTNKSNPEVLLALEGDEPAVKRSEQRLEALRDLSNKVVPLKSRRVKPTKPTPVVALCDWTDEDDVLRRGETLNLKSNSNNLNWELQSRGGETKTLPGACFMIPAPDAEALEKVNGLEKELTDLKRGRATLMSSLKSRSPDVVRPQRTAPVQSAPEDPKAVQLIGEIDRINKALERLEMEIQNRLRTPLPNRNPTQDLEERLQEHEKSVLAVRKLESEKAAIQREMEPILAKKPLGPTTATLPVKLNAADNKINDLNGLLDLYNKKATTAMYLERQMKSVDGIVSGFEEQLANDRTILDQSNSLQSRSRALQDLRKNVASRKEDLTKLGKDLNLTQQVCRSLEKSFNEYCPDIQRQEREVKNLNNRYANVNQQIQERSDLIKQATNKNQDFNNARQSLEFFLVNLPNNKIKPTDGVAQIATKENSQRRVVEDIKAKSDDVKRFKDLSRDLQNVLNEYETKSNAYRGTLRDDNDDDEDDSYGELLSLKRQAVPLATAVQRKEKDLLNLYSEVSAENDQLLRQLGTAKHMMGRNEDRATQIVVTQQLQLQSQQNDLKEAGSLKRELDEEVARRIHAERDLETYHKRYMSLKARKGVERLEEKEVVEYYRDPKLEMELKSLKSRIHDEELSRSRIQSETEIVNEKIIKLELELKRVEPKLITKVFTEYERDPQLDKEAAKMREEIRRLKTDFQTRNTETIHVKNEYTVLSQQKPKIREKVVKKEVVTVEKDPEMLKAVITFKADIEDVGSQCKSLNDSIFSTRKEINTLERIIPTIQPKIVSKVVKQVQQDPEILEEVKKLRVALEEEKDENATLVKDLTTLQLRYSEVEKIKQKVDMKEVINEIYRIDPATEVELVRLKKDLKDCSRSRADIETEINTVMSNLTALRAQKPKTEYKEVTQEVVKEEKSPEVIRELQRLNNQISRLQLNYDTTYELLIHLRKERDDLKAEKSKVETRLVNKEFIKYENDPLLEKEADRLRRNYREEIQNRRTLEECLFDLQNQFITLERQKPEEKIVTQEVVRLQKDPKQILEHEKLNRTLDDEMKTRRKLELEVRQLRGLNQEMESNLALMNERQKKIQVESELRQIKARILELETAPTPVEEKIVIEEVLKVERDPELDVATDGLRKNFETERSNINQLEREIRNIKLQLEILRKEKSTEKVVYREVVRVEKDPAVEAEREHLRELVAQERNFRRDLEDSIQNINIKITHLMTSKSVTSKEELTLISNRDALQQEKEDLLKKLRMLETQRQSITMTFQQQTRLVSERTEISRQRSLKISSDIQRLEQEILREKEKLHQREKVLIELRSSYKKEEHSETHTRETNLSTRITILDPDTGKPMSPYEAYVQGLIERDQYIKLSELECDWEEITSAGPDGDTTILQDRKSGKQFSVKDALKAGRLTQSEFTRYKQGNMSISEFALLVAGEVNKPYIPPVIPRSPTRHSPMTPTSPSKFFPTSPLNSMPPPLRSSYPSLNNQHSGSLNNLSGSSVDESFPISGVFDTTTQSRMSVRSALTRKLIDPDTALKLLEAQAASGGIVDLNKKDKVSVHKAAQQGLIDSAHTYKLLNAQKAFTGVEDPVTKDRLAVGEAARKGYLPEENAKRYMEAQYLTGGLVDPSKAGRLSIKEALASKMIDSTTAKELEDESTYPKDFVDPITKEKISYKEAMDRCTTDPSTGLLLLPAESTDLASSPSYSNYRFNSPYQY, from the exons gaCTCAGGCCAAAGACCTCTCTCTGGTGATCGCTCGCATGCAGTCAAATGCAGATCAAGTGGAGAAGAACATCCTGcgaacagagcagctgctgaaagcG GACACAGAGAGAACCCTGAAGAAACAGGCACTGGTCCATCAGAAGGAGAACGCAACCATCCTGGCGCAGGCCGAGGATCTGCTCAAACAGCTGTTCATGGACGTCGACAAGGCCAAGAAGCTGCAGCACCCCCAGGCCAAAGAGATAGAGCGAGA tgtgAAGAATCTCCACGATCGCTGGGCGAAGGACTGCAGTACCTACAGGGAGCTGTACGCCCCCCCGCAGGAACTGGACCTGAAGTCGAAGATCGGCTGGGGCCCGCTGTTCGATGAAAAACTG aagcagctgaagaaagCCGAGTTCGGCCCGACGCTGGCTGACGTGGAGAAGCAGATCGCGGCTCATAACATCCTGCACCAGGAGATCGAGGCGTACAGCAAGCAGCTGCAGCCCAGCACCTCCGGCTCGCAG GAGCAGTATGACACCCTCAAGAAGAAGTACGCCGAGCTCACT gaCCTGTCCCACCGCAGGCGGAACCAGCTGGCCTCTCTGTACGAGTACATGCAGAGCTGCAGTAAGGAGCTGGCCTATCTGTCCGGCCAGCAGGAGAGGATCCTCCAGAGAGACTGGAGTGATCGCATGGTCGACCCCCCGGGAGTGCGCATGGAGTACGAG AAATTTAAAACCAATGGACTTATAGCACACGAGAAAGAGGTGAACAAGTTGCACGACGAAGGGGATCAGCTCTTGCAAGAAAAACATCCCGGCGCTCCGACGATAAAG gcGCACAGAGACATAGTTCAGGCCGAGTGGCAGGAGTTCCTCAACCTGTGTCTGGCACAGGAGGTTCATCTGGAGAACATCGACAACTACAAGAAG TTCCAGCTGGAAGCAGAGCAGCTGTCGGAGTCCATGGAAAGACTCCGCTCCACCATGGATCCAAGAGCTCTGACCAACAAGAGCAATCCGGAGGTCCTGTTAGCGCTGGAG GGAGACGAGCCGGCTGTGAAGAGGAGCGAGCAGCGGCTGGAGGCCCTCCGGGACCTCAGCAACAAGGTCGTGCCGCTGAAATCCCGCAGAGTCAAACCCACCAAGCCCACGCCCGTGGTGGCTCTCTGCGACTGGACAGACGAGGAT GACGTGTTGCGCCGCGGAGAGACGCTGAACCTCAAATCCAACTCCAACAACCTGAActgggagctgcagagccgGGGTGGGGAGACCAAGACCCTCCCTGGGGCCTGTTTCATGATCCCAGCGCCTGATGCCGAGGCCCTGGAGAAGGTCAACGG tctggaaAAAGAGCTGACGGATTTAAAGAGGGGCAGAGCCACACTGATGTCCTCCCTGAAGAGCCGCTCGCCGGACGTGGTTCGTCCTCAGAGGACAG CTCCTGTTCAAAGTGCTCCCGAAGATCCAAAAGCCGTGCAGCTCATCGGAGAAATCGACAGGATCAACAAAGCTCTGGAAAGGTTAGAAATGGAGATCCAGAATCGTCTGAGGACTCCGCTTCCCAACCGCAACCCCACACAGGATCTGGAGGAGCGTCTGCAGGAACACGAG AAATCTGTTCTGGCCGTGAGGAAGCTGGAGTCCGAGAAGGCGGCCATCCAGCGAGAGATGGAGCCCATCCTGGCCAAGAAGCCGTTGGGACCCACCACTGCCACCCTGCCCGTTAAACTCAACGCCGCCGACAACAAGATCAACGACCTCAACGGACTCCTGGACCTGTACAACAAGAA AGCGACGACCGCCATGTATCTGGAGAGGCAGATGAAGTCCGTGGACGGGATCGTCTCGGGGTTCGAGGAGCAGCTGGCAAACGACCGCACCATTCTCGACCAGTCCAACTCCCTCCAGAGTCGCAGCCGGGCGCTGCAG GATTTGCGTAAGAACGTTGCGTCGAGGAAAGAGGATCTGACTAAACTGGGCAAAGACTTGAACCTGACGCAGCAGGTGTGCCGCTCCCTGGAGAAGAGCTTCAACGAGTACTGCCCCGACATCCAGCGGCAGGAGAGAGAGGTGAAGAACCTCAACAACCGGTACGCCAACGTCAACCAGCAGATTCAGGAGAG GTCTGATCTCATCAAACAAGCTACCAACAAAAATCAAGATTTCAACAACGCTCGACAGTCGCTGGAGTTTTTCCTGGTCAATCTGCCAAATAATAAGATCAAACCCACCGACGGTGTGGCCCAGATAGCGACCAAGGAGAACTCTCAGAGG AGAGTGGTGGAGGACATCAAGGCGAAGTCAGACGATGTCAAGAGATTCAAGGATCTTTCCCGCGATCTGCAAAATGTCCTGAAT GAATATGAAACCAAGTCCAACGCTTATCGTGGCACCCTGAGAGATGACAAtgacgatgatgaagatgacagtTATGGGGAGCTGCTGTCACTGAAACGTCAAGCTGTACCTCTGGCCACGGCAGTGCAGAGAAAG gagaAAGATCTTCTGAACCTTTACTCGGAGGTGTCGGCAGAGAACGATCAGCTGCTGAGACAACTTGGGACGGCAAAGCACATGATGGGCCGG AATGAAGACAGAGCGACTCAGATCGTcgtcacacagcagctgcagttgCAGAGTCAGCAGAATGACTTGAAGGAAGCTGGTAGCCTGAAAAGGGAATTAGATGAGGAGGTTGCCAGGCGCATACACGCTGAGAGAGATCTGGAAACATACCATAAGAGGTACATGTCTCTGAAGGCCAGGAAAGGAGTGGAGAgactggaggagaaggaggtggtGGAATATTACCGTGACCCCAAATTGGAGATGGAATTAAAGTCTCTGAAAAGTCGGATCCATGACGAAGAGCTGAGTAGATCAAGAATCCAATCAGAGACAGAAATTGTCAATGAGAAGATCATCAAACTGGAATTAGAGCTGAAAAGAGTCGAACCGAAACTCATAACCAAAGTGTTCACTGAATACGAGAGAGACCCGCAGCTCGACAAAGAGGCAGCTAAGATGAGAGAAGAGATCAGGAGGCTCAAGACGGACTTCCAGACAAGAAATACTGAAACTATCCACGTGAAAAATGAGTACACCGTTCTGAGCCAGCAGAAACCAAAGATCCGGGAGAAGGTCGTCAAGAAGGAGGTGGTGACCGTCGAGAAAGATCCCGAGATGCTCAAAGCCGTCATCACTTTCAAAGCAGACATCGAGGATGTGGGCTCGCAGTGCAAGTCGCTGAACGACAGCATTTTCAGCACAAGGAAAGAGATCAACACTTTAGAGAGGATTATTCCCACCATCCAGCCCAAGATTGTCTCCAAGGTCGTGAAGCAAGTGCAGCAAGATCCAGAGATTCTCGAGGAGGTGAAGAAGCTGCGTGTTGCCTTggaagaggagaaggatgaGAACGCCACCTTGGTGAAAGATCTCACCACACTTCAACTGCGGTACAGCGAAGTGGAGAAAATTAAGCAAAAAGTGGACATGAAGGAGGTCATCAACGAGATCTATAGAATCGACCCGGCAACAGAGGTTGAACTGGTGCGTCTCAAGAAAGACCTGAAGGACTGCAGCCGAAGTCGCGCCGACATTGAGACAGAAATCAACACGGTCATGTCAAATCTGACCGCGCTGCGCGCTCAGAAGCCAAAAACAGAGTACAAGGAGGTGACCCAAGAGGTTGTCAAAGAAGAGAAGAGCCCAGAGGTCATCAGGGAATTACAAAGGCTGAATAACCAAATCTCACGTTTGCAACTCAACTATGACACCACGTATGAGCTTCTGATCCATCTAAGGAAAGAAAGAGATGACttgaaagcagaaaaatccAAAGTGGAGACTCGGCTCGTTAATAAAGAGTTCATCAAATATGAGAATGATCCTCTTCTTGAGAAAGAAGCTGACAGACTTCGAAGGAATTACAGGGAGGAGATTCAGAATCGCCGCACTTTGGAAGAGTGTCTCTTTGACCTACAGAACCAATTTATCACTCTTGAAAGGCAGAAGCCAGAAGAGAAAATCGTTACGCAGGAGGTGGTTCGTCTCCAGAAGGACCCCAAACAGATCCTGGAGCACGAGAAGTTAAACAGGACCCTGGATGATGAGATGAAAACGCGCAGAAAACTTGAATTGGAGGTGAGACAGCTCAGAGGCCTGAATCAGGAAATGGAGAGTAACCTCGCTCTGATGAACGAGCGCCAGAAGAAGATCCAAGTGGAGTCAGAGCTACGGCAGATAAAGGCCCGCATTCTGGAACTGGAGACCGCTCCGACACCCGTGGAGGAAAAAATAGTCATTGAAGAGGTCCTGAAAGTGGAGCGGGACCCTGAGCTGGACGTAGCCACGGATGGCCTGCGGAAGAACTTTGAGACAGAACGCAGCAACATCAATCAGCTAGAAAGAGAAATTCGCAACATCAAGCTCCAGTTAGAGATTCTGCGGAAGGAAAAGTCAACAGAGAAGGTCGTCTACAGAGAAGTTGTCCGTGTGGAGAAAGATCCGGCAGTGGAAGCTGAGAGGGAGCATCTCAGGGAGCTCGTTGCACAGGAGAGGAATTTCAGACGTGACCTGGAAGACAGCATtcaaaacatcaacatcaaaaTTACTCACCTGATGACGTCCAAGTCCGTAACGTCAAAGGAGGAGTTGACTCTCATCTCAAACAGGGACGCTTTACAACAGGAGAAGGAGGACCTGCTCAAGAAGCTCAGGATGCTGGAGACTCAACGGCAGAGCATCACAATGACGTTCCAGCAGCAGACCAGGTTAGTGAGCGAGAGGACCGAGATATCTCGACAGAGAAGTCTCAAGATATCCTCAGATATTCAGCGGCTCGAACAGGAGatcctgagagagaaagagaagctaCACCAGCGGGAGAAGGTCCTCATTGAGTTACGCAGCTCCTATAAGAAAGAGGAGCATTCGGAAACTCACACCAGAGAGACCAATCTGTCCACAAGGATCACCATCTTAGATCCTGATACTGGAAAACCCATGTCTCCGTACGAGGCCTACGTACAGGGACTGATTGAACGAGACCAGTACATtaagctgtcagagctggagtgTGATTGGGAGGAGATCACTTCAGCTGGCCCAGACGGAGACACAACAATTTTACAAGATCGAAAAAGTGGGAAACAGTTTTCTGTAAAGGATGCTCTGAAGGCCGGCCGCTTGACGCAAAGCGAATTTACGCGCTACAAGCAGGGAAATATGTCAATTTCTGAGTTTGCCCTCCTGGTAGCAGGAGAGGTAAATAAGCCTTACATTCCACCAGTCATCCCAAGATCTCCTACCAGACACTCTCCAATGACCCCGACGTCTCCCAGCAAATTCTTTCCCACCTCTCCCTTGAACTCTATGCCCCCCCCTCTGCGGTCCTCCTATCCCAGCCTGAACAATCAGCACAGCGGCAGTTTGAACAACCTCAGCGGCTCATCTGTCGATGAGTCTTTCCCCATCTCGGGCGTCTTTGACACGACCACTCAGAGCCGCATGTCCGTGAGGAGCGCGCTCACCCGCAAGCTCATCGACCCCGACACAGCTCTGAAACTGCTCGAGGCGCAAGCGGCCTCGGGTGGGATCGTTGACCTCAACAAAAAGGACAAAGTCTCTGTCCACAAGGCGGCACAACAGGGACTCATTGACTCAGCTCACACGTATAAACTTTTGAACGCCCAGAAAGCCTTTACTGGAGTTGAGGATCCTGTGACCAAGGACCGTCTTGCGGTGGGCGAAGCGGCAAGGAAGGGATATCTCCCTGAAGAAAATGCCAAGAGGTACATGGAGGCTCAGTACCTGACGGGTGGGTTGGTTGACCCCTCCAAAGCGGGTCGCCTCTCCATTAAAGAGGCTCTCGCATCCAAAATGATTGACAGCACAACGGCgaaagagctggaggatgaGTCCACCTACCCCAAAGATTTTGTTGACCCCATCACTAAAGAGAAGATTTCTTACAAAGAGGCAATGGATCGGTGCACGACCGACCCAAGCACAGGGCTCCTCTTACTTCCTGCTGAATCCACCGATTTGGCAAGCTCCCCATCCTACTCAAACTACCGATTCAACTCCCCTTACCAGTACTAG
- the LOC115387153 gene encoding serotonin N-acetyltransferase-like produces the protein MMSVVGAQPFIKPMQPSPSVSPGIQRRHTLPASEVRPLNTQDAISVFEIEREAFISVSGECPLHLDEVRHFLTLCPELSMGWFEEGRLVAFIIGSLWDQDRLTTDALTLHKPRGSTVHIHVLAVHRTFRQQGKGPIIMWRYLQYLRCLPNVRRAVLMCEDFLVPFYRKSGFKVLGRCAITVGSLTFTEMWYPISGHAYMRRNSEAIRFPQHPLTLPLAKTDEPVDV, from the exons ATGATGTCCGTTGTGGGCGCGCAGCCGTTCATCAAGCCGATGCAGCCCTCGCCGTCAGTTTCCCCCGGGATCCAGAGGAGACACACGCTCCCGGCCAGCGAGGTGCGGCCGCTCAACACGCAGGATGCCATCAGCGTCTTCGAGATCGAGCGCGAGG cgTTCATCTCGGTGTCGGGTGAGTGCCCCCTCCACCTGGACGAGGTGCGCCACTTCCTCACGCTGTGTCCGGAGCTCTCCATGGGCTGGTTTGAGGAAGGCCGCCTGGTGGCTTTCATCATCGGCTCCCTGTGGGACCAGGACAGGCTGACCACG GATGCCCTGACGCTCCACAAGCCGCGCGGCTCCACGGTGCACATCCACGTGCTGGCCGTGCACCGCACCTTCCGGCAGCAGGGCAAAGGTCCCATCATCATGTGGCGCTACCTGCAGTACCTGCGCTGCCTGCCCAACGTGCGCAGGGCGGTGCTGATGTGCGAGGACTTCCTGGTCCCGTTCTACAGGAAGTCCGGCTTCAAGGTGCTGGGCCGCTGCGCCATCACCGTGGGCAGCCTCACCTTCACCGAGATGTGGTACCCGATCAGCGGCCACGCGTACATGCGCCGCAACAGCGAGGCCATCCGCTTCCCGCAGCATCCGCTCACCCTGCCGCTGGCCAAGACGGACGAGCCGGTCGATGTATGA